One genomic region from Desulfuromonas sp. TF encodes:
- a CDS encoding ABC transporter ATP-binding protein — MPLIELRDVTKIYPLGHQQVIAVDGLSLSVEPGEFTVLAGPSGSGKTTVLNLIGCLDQPTGGEITVEGREVGRSTVKSLADFRLRKIGFIFQSYNLIPVLTAAENAEFTLMLQGVAREKRRQRVRELFAELGIAGLEDRRPNDLSGGQQQRVAVARAMAAEPAVILADEPTANLDSKTAEELLALMRNLNREKKTTFIFSSHDTLVISHALRVVRLRDGKMESDSGTAK; from the coding sequence ATGCCCCTGATCGAGCTTCGCGACGTCACCAAAATCTACCCCTTGGGTCACCAGCAGGTGATCGCCGTCGACGGGCTCTCCCTGAGTGTAGAGCCGGGAGAATTCACGGTACTGGCCGGGCCTTCGGGGAGCGGCAAGACGACGGTTCTTAATCTCATCGGCTGCCTCGACCAGCCCACCGGGGGGGAGATCACCGTCGAAGGCCGCGAGGTCGGACGCAGCACCGTCAAGTCCCTCGCTGACTTCAGGCTGCGCAAGATAGGTTTCATCTTCCAGTCCTACAACCTGATCCCGGTCCTTACCGCCGCGGAGAACGCCGAGTTCACCCTGATGCTTCAGGGGGTAGCCAGGGAGAAGCGGCGGCAGCGGGTCCGGGAGCTCTTTGCCGAACTCGGAATCGCCGGACTGGAAGACCGCCGGCCGAACGACCTCTCCGGCGGACAGCAGCAGAGGGTCGCCGTCGCCAGGGCCATGGCGGCCGAACCGGCAGTCATCCTCGCCGACGAACCGACAGCCAACCTCGATTCGAAAACCGCTGAAGAACTGCTGGCGCTCATGCGCAACCTCAACCGGGAGAAGAAGACCACCTTCATCTTCAGCTCCCATGACACCCTGGTCATCTCCCACGCCCTAAGAGTCGTCCGCCTGCGCGACGGGAAGATGGAATCCGATTCGGGTACTGCGAAATGA
- a CDS encoding NTP transferase domain-containing protein — protein MISAILLSAGRSSRMGRSKPLLPLGNKPVVRHCMETLLQGGMDEVILVVGICGEAVIEAVVDLPATIVRNLEPESEMADSVRCGLQAVSDNSDAVLVALVDHPLVKPATLRAICEHYARTSADIILPTYRGRCGHPTLFSRDVLEEIRLLSTLHEIVRREPDRVKTVPVQDTGVLIDMDTLKDYQKVLQFWHRPPGLAHSLQRVGIE, from the coding sequence ATGATATCCGCTATTCTGCTCTCCGCCGGCCGATCGAGCCGCATGGGGAGGAGCAAGCCGCTTCTCCCCCTCGGAAATAAGCCGGTGGTCCGACACTGCATGGAGACCCTGCTGCAGGGGGGAATGGATGAAGTTATTCTGGTGGTGGGGATCTGCGGCGAGGCGGTGATCGAAGCCGTGGTCGACCTGCCCGCCACCATCGTACGCAACCTGGAGCCTGAAAGCGAAATGGCCGACTCGGTCCGCTGCGGTCTGCAGGCGGTTTCGGACAACAGCGATGCCGTCCTGGTGGCGCTGGTCGATCATCCCCTGGTCAAGCCCGCCACCCTTCGCGCCATCTGTGAGCATTATGCGCGAACCTCGGCCGACATCATCCTCCCCACCTATCGGGGACGCTGCGGTCATCCCACCCTTTTTTCACGGGATGTCCTGGAGGAGATTCGCCTTCTGTCGACCCTGCACGAAATCGTGCGGCGTGAACCGGACCGAGTCAAGACCGTTCCCGTGCAGGATACGGGAGTTCTCATCGACATGGACACCTTGAAGGATTACCAGAAGGTTCTCCAATTCTGGCACCGCCCGCCCGGCCTTGCTCATTCTCTGCAGCGCGTCGGCATCGAATAA
- a CDS encoding TAXI family TRAP transporter solute-binding subunit, translating to MDKRLSTLLMLLLLWTIGLPGSARGAETKEVSFDGGPAGGTYLVFAEGLAELLNRKMPAVRITVNPSGGSIANLIRLDTGKIDMALASASDIELGKRGRLKEYSVSFTGVRAVARLFDEYAHLAVLENSSIRTLADLKGKRVAVGTRGSGTFAAARRFFRSVGMWEEIKPEYASFDLVVKDFLSGQVEAVWQIVGYPSASLKEICRHTSLRFIDLSKAADGSDFYTEHPYYSPGTIPAGAYSCVDAEAETFRDQAVWVASKKVKDQIVFEALSHIFSAKGLKEMQTVHPTGRELDPDKAARDLAVPLHPGAKRYWESRQ from the coding sequence ATGGATAAAAGGCTGTCAACCCTGCTGATGCTCCTCCTTTTATGGACGATCGGGCTGCCCGGAAGCGCCCGGGGAGCGGAAACAAAGGAAGTGTCTTTCGACGGAGGCCCGGCCGGGGGGACCTACCTCGTCTTTGCCGAAGGCCTGGCCGAACTGCTGAACCGCAAGATGCCGGCGGTGCGCATCACCGTCAATCCTTCGGGCGGCTCGATCGCCAATCTGATCCGACTCGATACGGGGAAAATCGACATGGCTCTGGCCAGCGCCAGCGATATCGAACTGGGGAAAAGAGGGCGGCTGAAAGAGTATTCCGTCTCCTTCACCGGGGTCAGGGCCGTCGCCCGCCTCTTCGATGAATACGCCCATCTTGCGGTTCTGGAAAACAGCAGCATCAGGACACTTGCAGACCTGAAAGGCAAGAGGGTGGCGGTTGGAACGCGAGGGTCGGGGACATTTGCGGCAGCACGGAGGTTTTTCCGGAGCGTGGGAATGTGGGAAGAGATCAAGCCCGAATATGCCAGCTTCGACCTCGTGGTCAAGGATTTTCTCAGCGGCCAGGTCGAGGCTGTATGGCAGATAGTCGGTTATCCCAGCGCCTCTCTGAAGGAGATCTGCCGGCACACCTCCCTGCGTTTCATCGATCTGAGCAAGGCTGCGGACGGTTCCGACTTTTACACGGAACATCCTTACTATTCGCCGGGAACGATTCCGGCGGGAGCTTACTCATGCGTGGACGCGGAGGCGGAAACTTTTCGGGATCAGGCCGTATGGGTGGCTTCCAAAAAGGTAAAGGACCAAATCGTCTTTGAGGCGCTCTCTCACATCTTTTCAGCCAAGGGGCTGAAGGAGATGCAGACCGTACATCCCACTGGCAGGGAACTGGATCCCGATAAAGCAGCACGGGACCTCGCCGTTCCTCTCCATCCGGGCGCGAAGCGTTACTGGGAGTCCCGGCAATAG
- a CDS encoding ABC transporter permease: MTSAWNIDLLRLAWKNLWRNRRRTLITLAAISMSVMLVQAFHNLSFGVYARMVDSGVRAGSGHIAVYRGDYVTSRDENLSYPPGEAAAVIGDIPGVEAVLPRLYLPGLAQSSRESRGIVVTGVDPRTELRISPFLAGLPADKMIRTADSRDAVLGARLLRELKIEEGSKFVITLQSRDGELVNELFRVRGVIDTGIREVDSSLIMVGGERAAAMAGIPGEVHELAVILRRADDDAEVFPVIADVLKDRPELHPVPWEKAMPNLANAIKLDYASQKFIFVVILLIVTIGVVNTLLMSVMERLREFGVILALGASAAVLRRMVLAEALVLGAAAMTLGCILGSLATWYLVEVGIDLRAFVPETLEYGGVVFDPILRAAWDLAWMAQIALYVVALVLLASLYPAVKAGRTRPAEAMRHV; encoded by the coding sequence ATGACGAGTGCCTGGAACATTGATCTGCTGCGGCTGGCGTGGAAGAACCTCTGGCGCAACCGGCGGCGCACGCTGATCACCCTGGCGGCGATCAGCATGAGCGTGATGCTGGTGCAGGCCTTTCACAATCTCTCCTTCGGAGTTTACGCCCGGATGGTCGACAGCGGCGTGCGGGCCGGATCGGGGCACATTGCCGTCTACAGAGGCGATTACGTCACCAGCCGTGACGAAAACCTCTCCTATCCTCCCGGGGAGGCGGCCGCCGTCATCGGGGACATCCCCGGCGTCGAGGCTGTCCTCCCCCGGCTTTACCTGCCGGGACTGGCCCAGTCGAGCCGGGAGAGCCGCGGCATCGTTGTCACCGGCGTCGATCCGCGGACCGAGCTGCGGATCAGCCCCTTTCTGGCCGGACTCCCCGCCGACAAAATGATCCGCACGGCCGATAGCCGTGACGCGGTGCTCGGAGCGCGGCTGCTCAGGGAATTGAAGATAGAGGAGGGAAGCAAGTTCGTGATCACCCTGCAGAGCCGCGATGGAGAACTCGTCAACGAACTCTTCCGGGTGCGCGGGGTGATCGATACGGGAATCAGGGAAGTCGATTCTTCGCTGATCATGGTCGGCGGGGAGCGGGCGGCCGCCATGGCCGGCATCCCCGGAGAGGTACACGAGTTGGCGGTGATCCTGCGCCGGGCCGACGACGATGCCGAGGTTTTCCCGGTTATTGCGGACGTGCTGAAAGACAGGCCGGAGCTGCATCCGGTCCCCTGGGAGAAAGCGATGCCGAACCTGGCCAATGCCATCAAGCTCGACTACGCCAGCCAGAAATTCATTTTTGTGGTCATCCTGCTCATCGTCACCATCGGAGTCGTCAACACCCTGCTGATGTCGGTAATGGAGCGCCTGCGCGAATTCGGCGTTATTCTCGCCCTCGGCGCATCAGCCGCGGTGCTTCGCCGCATGGTTCTGGCCGAGGCGCTGGTGCTGGGAGCCGCGGCCATGACTCTGGGATGCATCCTCGGTTCGCTGGCCACCTGGTACCTGGTCGAAGTCGGCATCGATCTGCGGGCCTTCGTCCCCGAAACCCTCGAGTACGGCGGCGTGGTCTTCGATCCGATCCTGCGCGCCGCTTGGGATCTGGCGTGGATGGCACAGATCGCCCTCTACGTCGTCGCCCTCGTTCTCCTCGCCTCCCTTTACCCGGCCGTCAAGGCGGGACGCACCCGCCCGGCCGAAGCGATGAGGCACGTCTGA
- a CDS encoding FtsX-like permease family protein: protein MLLTLALRNIWRNKRRSLLTISAMVVSSSLLILALGVFSGMLRDMLSSVTEQYHGHVVVMRQGYEEDRDMFANFSPDPQLLERLKKMPEIVGVSPRLRGFGLVSHEVSSYPAELLGIRPEAEREVTTLAGHVVAGRFLPNDPGNGAVLGLGLAKKLGVVPGDELVFVTQAADGSIGNDLLRVAGIFATGDSGHDNSLVLVGLPWLQRVMVLDGRVHELALAVREPMQAEAAANDLQPLLPPGLAALEWGQLLPEMREVIASFDVSRMIIVVILYFATGLGILNTFFMSVMERTREFGILMAMGMRPARIRLLVLLETLAMGVLSLVLGVFLGLLMSLYMARIGIDLSATITPVTYAGGTILPRLGAVLEPSNFVIPALLLLAVCLLAGFLPANRAAKLQPVEAIREE from the coding sequence ATGCTGCTGACTCTTGCCCTGCGCAACATCTGGCGCAACAAACGGCGCTCGCTTCTCACCATCTCGGCGATGGTCGTCTCCTCCTCACTGCTGATCCTGGCGCTGGGGGTCTTTTCCGGGATGCTGCGCGACATGCTCTCCTCAGTGACCGAGCAGTACCACGGCCATGTCGTCGTGATGCGGCAAGGGTACGAGGAAGACCGGGACATGTTCGCCAATTTCTCCCCAGACCCGCAGCTTCTGGAGCGGCTCAAGAAGATGCCCGAGATCGTGGGAGTATCCCCGCGGTTGCGTGGTTTCGGCCTTGTATCCCATGAGGTAAGCAGCTATCCGGCCGAGCTGCTCGGCATCCGACCGGAGGCGGAACGGGAAGTCACCACCCTGGCCGGACACGTCGTCGCCGGCCGTTTTCTCCCCAACGATCCCGGCAACGGGGCGGTCCTCGGCCTTGGACTGGCGAAGAAGCTCGGCGTCGTCCCCGGCGACGAACTGGTCTTCGTCACCCAGGCGGCGGACGGCTCGATCGGCAACGATCTTTTGAGAGTCGCTGGCATTTTCGCGACCGGCGACAGCGGCCACGACAACTCCCTCGTCCTGGTCGGGCTTCCCTGGCTGCAGAGGGTGATGGTCCTCGACGGCAGGGTGCATGAACTGGCTCTGGCCGTGCGCGAGCCGATGCAGGCGGAGGCAGCCGCCAACGACCTGCAGCCCCTGCTTCCGCCGGGGCTTGCCGCCCTCGAATGGGGTCAGCTTCTTCCCGAGATGCGTGAGGTGATCGCCAGTTTCGACGTCTCCCGGATGATCATCGTGGTCATCCTCTATTTCGCCACCGGCCTCGGCATCCTCAATACCTTCTTCATGTCCGTCATGGAACGGACCCGGGAGTTCGGCATCCTGATGGCCATGGGGATGCGGCCCGCACGCATCCGCCTGCTGGTCCTGCTGGAGACGCTGGCCATGGGGGTCCTGTCGCTGGTCCTCGGAGTATTCCTGGGACTTCTGATGAGCCTCTACATGGCCCGGATCGGAATCGACCTCTCCGCCACAATCACCCCGGTCACCTACGCCGGGGGAACGATCCTGCCGCGCCTCGGCGCCGTGCTCGAACCGAGCAACTTCGTCATTCCGGCTCTTCTGCTCCTGGCCGTCTGCCTGCTGGCCGGCTTTCTTCCCGCCAACCGGGCCGCCAAGCTGCAACCGGTCGAGGCGATAAGGGAGGAATAG
- the sugE gene encoding quaternary ammonium compound efflux SMR transporter SugE, translating to MAWVYLVVAGLFECGWAIGLKYTEGFSRLWPSVWTIAAMAVSFKLLSMAMRTIPVGTAYAVWTGIGAAGVALGGILLFGESRESIRILCILLIVCGVLGLKVFSTD from the coding sequence ATGGCATGGGTTTATCTGGTCGTCGCCGGCCTCTTCGAATGCGGCTGGGCGATCGGCCTGAAATATACCGAAGGATTCTCCCGGCTATGGCCATCGGTGTGGACGATCGCCGCCATGGCCGTCAGTTTCAAACTATTGTCCATGGCGATGAGAACCATCCCCGTCGGCACCGCTTATGCCGTGTGGACCGGCATCGGAGCCGCGGGTGTGGCATTGGGGGGAATTCTTCTCTTCGGGGAATCGAGGGAGAGTATACGGATTCTGTGCATCCTGCTCATCGTCTGCGGGGTGTTAGGGCTGAAGGTTTTTTCGACGGATTGA
- a CDS encoding outer membrane lipoprotein-sorting protein: MNRLLPVIFILLIAWSPSARAALDLQQLIREVEDQYVGRSSRARMDMEVSTENWQRRLTMEAWSLGRDYFLVRILEPPKERGVATLKVNQEVWNYLPKVDRVIKIPPSMMGGSWMGSHITNNDLVKAAHIDRDYSFSLLEETDDHWRIEGLPKSEAAVVWGKIVYQIRKADRVPLLVEYFDEKMIKVRDIRFEDVRKIGDRTIPLRMTVRPVDDPQERTILHYKEIEFDISVEENFFSLGNLKRR; encoded by the coding sequence ATGAACCGTCTGCTTCCCGTCATCTTCATCCTTCTGATCGCCTGGTCCCCCTCGGCCCGGGCCGCCCTCGACCTGCAGCAGCTGATTCGCGAGGTGGAGGACCAGTACGTCGGCCGCTCTTCCCGCGCCCGCATGGACATGGAAGTCAGCACGGAAAACTGGCAGAGGCGCCTCACCATGGAGGCCTGGTCCCTCGGCCGCGACTATTTCCTGGTGCGGATTCTCGAACCCCCTAAGGAGCGCGGCGTCGCCACCCTCAAGGTGAATCAGGAGGTCTGGAATTACCTCCCCAAGGTCGACAGGGTCATCAAAATTCCACCCTCAATGATGGGCGGCTCCTGGATGGGCAGCCACATCACCAACAACGACCTGGTCAAGGCGGCTCACATCGACCGTGATTACTCCTTCTCCCTCCTCGAGGAGACCGACGATCACTGGCGCATCGAGGGACTGCCGAAATCGGAGGCGGCCGTGGTCTGGGGAAAGATCGTCTACCAGATCCGCAAGGCCGACCGGGTTCCTCTGCTGGTGGAATACTTTGACGAGAAGATGATCAAGGTTCGCGATATCCGCTTCGAAGACGTGCGAAAGATCGGCGACAGGACCATCCCCCTGCGGATGACCGTCCGGCCCGTGGACGATCCGCAGGAACGGACGATCCTGCACTATAAAGAGATCGAGTTCGATATCTCCGTCGAGGAGAACTTCTTTTCCCTGGGCAATCTGAAGAGGCGATGA
- a CDS encoding DUF6178 family protein gives MTRFDLPREKKKGHLTLLRQPRSITAREFNALTLAERLDMVRAAPSRQKYDLILEANEPEVLIRRLSVQELYLMIKELGPEDVPEIFSMVNTDQFATFIDLDCWQQDLFDAPAALRWMTLLMDAGEEKVLETADEFDFELLVLLFKKLITITRGPEDVEDDEEMAELMHRSGGYEIECRDPEQAKTVFAFLDILFRRHHHLYMRLIAAVRWEDETALEEEVYRFRIGRLQDRGFPDPFEAQAIYAWMDPGEFDPRQHRKLPMESGEEGVEAPGFVLSAARPRDLLAEVLAAGIDHETAWELTFILNKVMVADRVDIGEAYQVHGSMEEVYRYLNIALEHLSDGDSATAADLMEGVYLQTLFRLGFSLTLVLQRRAWKMRDSKIAPYLDGPFRALIDALGRKKPQFYEGMDAENRGGERSFANLHDIRLAEDWLDRLEVQQRLFELRFPFELPAVADLHLDGCVPDDPEDLALSDFFLTALANRILGRAFIPRPIAGEELLALHARVCSEGKVSEELRLETRHWLNSLEPGAGAFGDYCLDLWEEEFCRLKPEEIEPRFVSGMIVKL, from the coding sequence ATGACCAGATTCGATCTGCCCCGCGAAAAAAAGAAAGGGCATCTGACCCTGTTGCGCCAGCCCCGCAGCATCACCGCGAGGGAGTTCAACGCCCTTACCCTGGCCGAACGCCTGGACATGGTGCGCGCCGCTCCGAGCCGGCAAAAATACGATCTTATCCTCGAGGCGAACGAACCCGAGGTGCTGATCCGCAGGCTTTCGGTCCAGGAACTTTACCTGATGATCAAGGAATTGGGCCCTGAAGACGTCCCCGAAATCTTTTCCATGGTGAACACCGATCAGTTCGCCACCTTCATCGATCTCGACTGCTGGCAGCAGGACCTTTTCGACGCGCCGGCCGCCCTGCGCTGGATGACCCTGCTTATGGATGCGGGGGAGGAGAAGGTTCTGGAAACAGCCGACGAGTTTGATTTCGAACTGCTGGTGCTGTTGTTCAAGAAGCTGATCACCATCACCCGCGGCCCCGAGGACGTTGAGGACGACGAGGAAATGGCCGAGTTGATGCACCGCAGCGGCGGCTACGAGATCGAGTGCCGAGACCCGGAACAGGCCAAAACCGTTTTCGCCTTTCTCGACATCCTCTTCCGTCGTCACCACCACCTCTACATGCGCCTGATAGCGGCTGTGCGCTGGGAAGACGAGACGGCCCTCGAGGAGGAGGTCTATCGCTTCCGCATCGGCCGCCTGCAGGACCGCGGCTTCCCCGATCCCTTCGAGGCCCAGGCCATCTATGCCTGGATGGACCCCGGGGAGTTCGACCCCCGTCAGCACCGCAAGCTTCCCATGGAGTCGGGAGAAGAAGGGGTGGAGGCGCCCGGCTTCGTCCTCTCCGCGGCCCGCCCCAGGGATCTGCTGGCCGAGGTGCTGGCCGCCGGCATCGACCATGAGACCGCCTGGGAGCTGACGTTCATCCTGAACAAGGTGATGGTCGCCGACCGGGTGGACATAGGGGAGGCGTATCAGGTCCACGGCTCGATGGAGGAGGTCTACCGCTATCTCAACATTGCCCTGGAGCATCTCTCGGACGGCGATTCGGCCACGGCCGCCGATCTGATGGAAGGTGTCTACCTGCAGACCCTTTTCCGCCTCGGCTTCAGCCTCACGCTGGTGCTGCAGCGGCGTGCCTGGAAAATGCGCGACTCGAAGATCGCCCCCTATCTGGACGGCCCCTTTCGAGCGCTTATCGACGCACTGGGGCGTAAGAAGCCTCAATTTTATGAAGGGATGGATGCGGAAAATCGCGGCGGCGAGCGCTCCTTCGCCAACCTGCATGATATCCGTCTGGCCGAGGACTGGCTGGACCGCCTCGAAGTCCAGCAGCGGCTGTTCGAACTCCGCTTCCCCTTCGAACTGCCCGCGGTGGCGGACCTGCACCTCGACGGGTGCGTCCCCGACGATCCCGAGGACCTGGCCCTCTCCGACTTCTTTCTCACCGCCCTGGCCAACCGCATCCTCGGCCGGGCCTTCATCCCCCGTCCCATTGCCGGGGAGGAACTGCTTGCGCTGCACGCCAGGGTCTGCAGCGAAGGAAAGGTCTCCGAGGAGCTGCGCCTTGAGACCCGCCACTGGCTCAACTCCCTCGAACCCGGAGCCGGCGCCTTCGGTGATTACTGCCTCGACTTGTGGGAGGAAGAGTTCTGCCGCCTCAAGCCGGAGGAGATCGAGCCGCGCTTCGTCAGCGGGATGATTGTGAAGCTTTAG
- a CDS encoding B12-binding domain-containing radical SAM protein — protein MRTILTTLHSKFIHPSLALPCMAAYCREECGELCIREFTVHEPKENVLAALIAEEPDVVAFSVYLWNRRETLELADALATVRPGIRIVLGGPEVSFDGPDLFDRHPGVSALVRGEGEIPLRGLLSAWAKGVDSLDVPRLAQRRNKGVVEGPDAPPLADLDELPSPFALGLADLSRGFVYLETSRGCPYTCSFCMSALDERVRSFSMARIRDDLRLLMDAGVPKVKLVDRTFNYDAARAREIWSFILRHNRQTHFHFEIGAHLLDEETLALLETVPSGMFQFEIGVQSTLPATLDAIGRQASLEKLEESVRRLRAAGNIHLHLDLIAGLPGEGYRDFLASVEKVASLCPHHLQIEPVKLLPGAPLRRDARRLGLRFDPHPPYGILSTPELTFAEIDRLRGLSRLFDLTFNSGRFGGFLEGLKAACGSLSAGLERLEDFWRTRDLFRHPLSQRAVFEACWNFVRSTFGGEVRETLRDGLARDLALCERVAPGNAPDFFDLTLTEEEREAVREQVRRETEAVKGQGIKIQHFAAVFERLRRLSGRTVLLFLYLTRSGEGMRVKEIPLDLDRTPELPAQGREMDDS, from the coding sequence ATGCGTACCATCCTGACAACACTGCACAGCAAATTCATCCATCCGAGCCTCGCCCTTCCCTGCATGGCCGCGTACTGCCGGGAAGAATGCGGGGAACTGTGCATTCGTGAATTCACCGTCCACGAACCGAAGGAGAATGTGCTGGCCGCCCTCATCGCCGAGGAGCCGGATGTCGTCGCCTTCTCGGTCTACCTGTGGAACCGCCGCGAGACCCTGGAGCTGGCCGATGCACTTGCGACGGTCCGGCCGGGGATCCGCATCGTTCTCGGCGGCCCGGAAGTCTCCTTCGACGGTCCGGATCTCTTCGACCGGCATCCGGGGGTGAGCGCCCTGGTGCGGGGCGAAGGAGAGATCCCCCTGCGCGGACTCCTTTCGGCCTGGGCGAAGGGGGTGGATTCCCTCGACGTTCCGCGCCTGGCTCAGCGCCGCAACAAAGGGGTAGTCGAAGGTCCGGACGCTCCGCCCCTGGCGGATCTCGATGAACTCCCCTCCCCCTTCGCTCTCGGCCTGGCAGACCTCTCCCGCGGCTTCGTCTATCTCGAGACCAGCCGCGGCTGCCCGTACACCTGCTCCTTCTGCATGAGCGCCCTCGACGAACGGGTGCGCTCCTTCTCCATGGCCCGCATCCGGGACGATCTGCGCCTGCTCATGGACGCCGGAGTCCCCAAGGTCAAGCTGGTCGACCGTACCTTCAACTATGATGCCGCCCGGGCCCGGGAGATCTGGTCCTTCATTCTCCGGCACAACAGGCAGACCCACTTCCATTTCGAGATCGGCGCCCATCTCCTCGACGAAGAAACCCTGGCTCTATTGGAAACGGTCCCATCGGGGATGTTCCAGTTCGAAATCGGGGTCCAGTCGACTCTGCCGGCCACCCTCGACGCCATCGGCCGGCAGGCCTCCCTGGAGAAGCTGGAGGAGAGCGTCCGCCGCCTGCGGGCAGCGGGGAACATCCATCTCCACCTCGACCTCATCGCGGGCCTTCCGGGAGAAGGGTACCGGGACTTCCTGGCCTCCGTCGAGAAGGTGGCCTCTCTCTGTCCCCACCACCTGCAGATCGAACCGGTCAAGCTCCTCCCCGGCGCCCCCCTGCGCCGCGACGCCCGCCGGCTTGGCCTTCGCTTCGACCCTCATCCCCCCTATGGCATCCTCTCCACACCGGAGCTTACCTTCGCCGAGATCGACCGACTTCGCGGCCTCAGCCGCCTCTTCGATCTCACCTTCAACAGCGGTCGGTTCGGCGGCTTTCTCGAAGGATTGAAGGCGGCCTGCGGTTCCCTTTCCGCAGGCCTCGAACGCCTGGAAGACTTCTGGCGCACCCGGGACCTCTTTCGTCATCCCCTTTCCCAGCGCGCGGTTTTCGAGGCCTGCTGGAATTTCGTCCGGAGCACCTTCGGCGGAGAGGTACGCGAAACCCTCAGGGATGGACTGGCTCGTGATCTGGCCCTCTGCGAACGGGTAGCGCCCGGCAACGCGCCGGACTTTTTCGACCTGACCCTGACGGAGGAAGAGAGGGAGGCGGTTCGGGAACAGGTGCGGCGGGAGACGGAGGCTGTCAAGGGGCAGGGAATCAAGATCCAGCACTTCGCCGCAGTCTTCGAACGGCTGCGGAGGCTCTCGGGAAGGACGGTGCTGCTCTTTCTCTACCTGACCCGAAGCGGCGAAGGAATGCGGGTGAAGGAGATCCCCCTCGACCTCGACCGAACCCCGGAACTGCCTGCGCAAGGACGCGAAATGGACGACAGTTGA
- a CDS encoding manganese efflux pump MntP family protein, with protein sequence MDWITLIGIAVALAMDAFAVALGAGLTLSSLNGRHLFRLGFHFGLFQALMPILGWLAGMTVQRWIAAYDHWIAFALLGFVGGKMIWEAFRDEGEEAATDPTRGMTLVMLSIATSIDALAVGLSLAMLGVSIWVPSLVIGVVACAFTVAGMLLGRRLGASWERRVEVFGGLVLCGIGIKILVEHTLLR encoded by the coding sequence ATGGACTGGATAACCCTGATCGGAATCGCGGTGGCGCTGGCCATGGACGCCTTCGCCGTAGCTCTGGGAGCGGGGCTGACTCTGTCTTCCCTGAACGGCAGGCATCTTTTTCGCCTGGGCTTTCACTTCGGCCTCTTTCAGGCCCTGATGCCGATTCTCGGTTGGCTGGCGGGGATGACGGTACAGCGCTGGATTGCCGCCTACGACCACTGGATCGCCTTCGCCCTGCTCGGGTTCGTCGGCGGCAAGATGATATGGGAGGCTTTCCGGGATGAAGGGGAAGAGGCCGCTACGGACCCGACCCGCGGCATGACTCTGGTGATGCTCTCCATCGCCACCAGCATCGACGCACTGGCCGTGGGCTTGTCTCTGGCCATGCTGGGCGTCAGCATCTGGGTGCCGTCGCTGGTCATCGGGGTGGTTGCCTGCGCCTTTACGGTGGCGGGAATGCTCCTCGGACGGCGACTCGGCGCCTCGTGGGAACGGAGGGTGGAAGTCTTCGGCGGGCTGGTGCTGTGCGGTATCGGAATCAAGATCCTGGTCGAGCATACGCTGCTGCGTTGA
- a CDS encoding class I SAM-dependent methyltransferase, which yields MNEKPIAAGKSSFDLVDPEKVFAELQLQPETVFLDVACGVGNYAVAAAEFIGTGGVIHAVDLWEEGIAALRERIDQMALTQIHAEVGDVSRSLPVEDDSVDVVLMATVLHDLVADGTAVGTLRGIVRVLKPQGRLVIIEFDKVESEPGPPVAIRLSPGEVEEIVAPYGFCEEHIKAVGPTTYLISFKTV from the coding sequence ATGAATGAAAAACCCATCGCCGCAGGGAAGAGCAGCTTCGATCTGGTCGATCCGGAAAAGGTCTTTGCCGAATTGCAGCTACAGCCGGAGACCGTTTTTCTCGACGTGGCCTGCGGGGTGGGCAACTACGCCGTGGCCGCCGCCGAGTTCATCGGCACCGGGGGCGTTATCCATGCCGTCGATCTGTGGGAGGAAGGGATCGCCGCCCTTCGGGAGCGGATCGACCAGATGGCGCTGACCCAGATCCATGCCGAGGTCGGGGATGTCAGCCGGAGCCTGCCCGTGGAGGATGACAGTGTCGACGTCGTCCTGATGGCCACGGTCCTCCACGACCTTGTGGCGGATGGAACGGCGGTGGGGACATTGCGGGGAATTGTGCGGGTCCTCAAGCCGCAGGGGCGACTGGTGATCATCGAGTTCGACAAGGTGGAAAGTGAGCCGGGCCCCCCGGTGGCGATCAGGCTGTCGCCCGGAGAGGTGGAGGAGATTGTCGCCCCCTACGGCTTTTGCGAAGAACACATCAAGGCCGTTGGTCCCACCACCTACCTCATCTCTTTTAAGACCGTCTAA